From the Clupea harengus chromosome 15, Ch_v2.0.2, whole genome shotgun sequence genome, one window contains:
- the adgrg11 gene encoding uncharacterized protein adgrg11, whose amino-acid sequence MDGNNWIIVLTMAVMMLCDTGHGIRVKGDCKNSTITISDESFSGLIKYHTSSNCSVNTTKEATQQQNCTFVFDTTAVNEIMRHGGKNYSFKDLGFWLKENYLKVKKKAFFKFHVYGIASTDLDTSALCKNAGYKDDCNNGSFEFRILLNSSSPICVKCGNPVVQLEKLNITGSLNLTVSNSESGVDPTEASKAMQQMSSVAKLMGNLTAASISFGVVKGVMVKPKDEDDLKKLSFVSSDSDLNLIEDEDIIKKYPLSVSVSEEAYKTSYRHAKENTFVGVFRFPNMTVTPDIQSEKISASDLVSLTYITYIGCGLSLFFLGIGLFLFCCIRKGKVSNSNHILTHLFLALFLLNITFVSNEWIANLENDVACKIIAGLMHYSMLSSFTWYAVEAFHLILQLTKYATVSIPHYKLKLCFVGWSPAALVVLVIFILGKYGELKIYTDIGTEVKMCWILDSSIQYVVNVGYYAIVFLFTFTVFIVMLRWLCYLKSTKVKAGSTGSRDIVTIMGLCCILGISWSFAFFSHGRLRVPSYYIFTILNSAQGFFLFLYYYNTSTVIGDTNNSTSSSTKTSLSNVERENPYKKQ is encoded by the exons ATGGATGGTAATAATTGGATTATAGTGTTGACGATGGCGGTCATGATGTTGTGTGATACTG GTCATGGAATAAGAGTGAAGGGAGATTGCAAAAATTCGACCATAACTATTTCTGATGAAAGTTTCTCAGGGCTGATTAAATACCATACCAGTTCAAACTGTTCAG tcAACACCACAAAAGaggcaacacaacagcagaactGTACTTTTGTCTTTGACACTACTGCAGTCAATGAAATAATGAGGCATGGTGGCA AAAATTATAGTTTCAAGGATTTGGGGTTTTGGTTGAAAGAAAACTATTTGAAGGTTAAGAAGAAAGCGTTTTTCAAGTTTCACGTCTATGGAATAG cttcgACTGACTTGGACACATCAGCCTTGTGTAAAAATGCAGGCTATAAAGATGACTGTAACA ATGGTTCCTTTGAATTCAGGATTCTTCTCAATTCATCCTCTCCAATATGTGTTAAATGTGGAAACCCTGTTGTTCAGCTAGAAAAGCTAAACATAACTGGTAGTCTCAACCTAACAGTCAGCAACAGCGAAAGTGGCGTGGATCCCACTGAAGCCTC GAAGGCCATGCAGCAGATGTCCTCGGTGGCGAAACTAATGGGGAACCTAACCGCTGCCAGTATTTCCTTCGGGGTGGTGAAGGGGGTCATGGTGAAACCAAAAGATGAAGACGACTTGAAAAAGTTATCCTTTGTCAGCTCTGACAGTGATTTAAAT CTGATTGAAGATGAGGACATCATTAAAAAATACcccctgtctgtgagtgtctccGAAGAGGCTTATAAGACATCCTATCGCCACGCCAAAGAGAACACATTTGTTGGAGTTTTCCGTTTCCCAAATATGACAGTg ACCCCTGACATTCAGTCGGAGAAAATCTCAGCTTCGGATCTGGTGTCCCTGACTTACATCACCTATATCGGCTGTGGGCTGTCACTGTTCTTCCTGGGAATAGGactgttcctgttctgttgCATAAG AAAGGGAAAGGTCAGCAATTCCAATCATATCCTCACCCACCTCTTCCTGGCACTGTTTCTGCTTAACATTACCTTTGTGAGCAACGAGTGGATTGCCAACCTGGAGAACGATGTAGCATGCAAGATCATAGCCGGCCTCATGCACTACTCCATGCTGAGTTCATTCACCTGGTACGCTGTGGAGGCCTTCCACCTTATTCTACAGCTGACTAAGTACGCTACAGTATCCATTCCCCACTACAAACTGAAACTCTGCTTCGTCGGATGGA GTCCTGCTGCCCTTGTAGTATTGGTCATATTCATTTTGGGAAAATATGGTGAACTAAAAATTTACACTGACATTGGAACTGAAGTCAAGAT GTGCTGGATCCTGGACTCCAGCATTCAGTATGTGGTGAACGTGGGCTACTACGCCAttgtcttcctcttcacctTCACCGTCTTCATCGTGATGCTTCGCTGGCTTTGTTACCTCAAGAGTACAAAGGTCAAGGCAGGGAGCACCGGATCGCGGGACATTGTTACCATCATGGGTCTCTGTTGCATCCTGGGCATCAGCTGGAGTTTTGCGTTCTTTAGTCACGGGCGCCTTCGGGTGCCGTCTTACTACATTTTCACGATTCTTAATTCTGCCCAAG gctttttcctcttcctctactaCTATAACACCAGCACAGTCATCGGAGACACCAACAACTCCACTTCCTCTTCAACTAAGACAAGCCTTTCAAATGTAGAGAGGGAAAATCCTTACAAAAAGCAATGA
- the knstrn gene encoding small kinetochore-associated protein, translating to MKKATTIHFRETSAVLKPVCDNVVRKNANTRTLKGPSTRYGVQNELKDQNQLLISTNEDLHKHVFEMENKIALLEQQCGDVKGENSEIQKRLRDCHTLLVAANIDPVLGEHIHEASNETEEQRKEVMNISKNLLNELEKFDSMASAHRGQLEEIQNVMKDLKEAREKLREERGTIKLEVEEMERDLEEAGQLLLE from the exons ATGAAAAAGGCGACTACGATCCATTTTAGGGAAACGTCTGcggtgcttaaacctgtttgcgACAATGTTGTCAG AAAAAACGCCAACACGAGGACATTAAAAGG GCCTTCCACACGTTATGGAGTACAAAATGAGCTAAAGGATCAAAATCAGCTTCTGATATCCACCAATGAAGACCTTCACAAACATGTCTTCGAAATGGAG AATAAGATAGCTCTTCTGGAGCAGCAGTGTGGCGATGTCAAGGGAGAAAACTCAGAAATACAGAAGCGTCTGAGGGACTGCCATACTCTTCTTGTTGCAGCTAACATTGACCCAG TGCTTGGTGAGCACATACATGAAGCATCTAATGAGacggaggagcagaggaaggaAGTTATG AATATTTCCAAAAATCTACTGAACGAGCTGGAAAAGTTTGACTCAATGGCATCAGCCCACAGAGGACAACTGGAG GAAATACAGAACGTCATGAAGGACCTGAAAGAGGCACGggagaaactgagagaggagaggggcaccATCAAACTGGAGGTGGAGGAAATGGAGAGGGATTTGGAAGAGGCAGGACAGCTGTTACTGGAATGA